A stretch of Gossypium hirsutum isolate 1008001.06 chromosome A06, Gossypium_hirsutum_v2.1, whole genome shotgun sequence DNA encodes these proteins:
- the LOC107962103 gene encoding very-long-chain aldehyde decarbonylase CER1 isoform X1, whose product MASEPGILTDWPWKPLGSFKITESIYSIIVGDEKGCDVFNLMILPLMLWRMLHSQLWISLSRYRTTKGTNRIVDKGIEFDQVDRERNWDDQILFNAIIFYLGNKYFPGGSHIPIWRTDGVIITLLLHAGPVEFLYYWFHRALHHHYLYSRYHSHHHSSIVTEPSTSVTHPFAEHIVYFALFIIPVSTVVFTGTGSIIAIAGYITYIDLMNNMGHCNFELIPNWVFSIFPPLKYIMYTPSFHSLHHTQFRTNYSLFMPIIYGTMDKSSDTLYKISLQRKEETPNVVHLMHLTTPESIYHLRVGFPYLASKPYSSAWYLWLLWPVTLSFMMLTKIYRRSFVVERNQFHQLRLQTWAIPNFREQYHLKWQKESINNMIEEAVLEAEEKGASVLSLGLMNQGKELNRYGEVYVKKHPQLKVKLVDGSSLAVAVLLNSIPKGTTQVLLRGNLTKVAFAVAFSLCQKGIQVTVLHEDEYEKLDISLGTKSEGKLVISKSYSSCKVWLVGDDLTEEKQRKANKGTLFIPFSQFPLKNLRKDCFYHTTPAMQTPKALENVDSCEQNWLPRRVMSVWRIAGILHALEGWEEHECGYTISNIDKVWETCLKHGFHPLTVPTQSKS is encoded by the exons ATGGCTTCTGAACCAGGAATTCTCACTGACTGGCCATGGAAGCCTCTTGGAAGCTTTAAG ATCACAGAGAGTATATACTCGATTATAGTTGGGGATGAAAAGGGGTGTGATGTTTTCAACCTTATGATACTCCCACTCATGTTATGGAGAATGTTGCATAGCCAGCTTTGGATTAGCCTTTCTCGTTATCGAACTACCAAAGGCACCAACAGGATTGTGGACAAGGGTATCGAATTTGACCAAGTTGACAGGGAAAGGAACTG GGATGATCAAATATTGTTCAATGCAATCATTTTTTACTTGGGCAACAAATACTTTCCAGGAGGTTCACACATACCCATATGGAGAACGGATGGTGTGATTATAACCCTGCTGCTCCATGCCGGTCCAGTGGAGTTCCTTTACTACTGGTTTCATAGAGCTTTGCACCATCATTATCTTTACTCTCGCTACCATTCTCATCATCATTCCTCCATTGTCACTGAGCCTAGTACTT CTGTGACACATCCATTTGCAGAACACATAGTATATTTTGCACTGTTCATAATACCAGTGTCAACAGTTGTGTTTACTGGAACTGGATCCATCATCGCCATTGCTGGCTACATCACTTACATTGACTTGATGAACAACATGGGGCATTGCAACTTTGAGCTCATCCCCAACTGGGTCTTCTCCATTTTCCCTCCTCTCAAGTACATAATGTATACTCCATC GTTTCACTCTTTGCACCACACACAGTTCAGGACCAACTATTCATTGTTTATGCCAATCATCTATGGCACAATGGACAAATCTTCGGATACCTTGTATAAAATTTCACTCCAAAGAAAAGAGGAAACGCCCAACGTGGTGCATCTAATGCACCTAACCACACCTGAGTCAATCTATCATCTCCGCGTTGGATTTCCCTACTTGGCTTCTAAACCATACTCATCAGCTTGGTACTTGTGGTTGCTCTGGCCTGTTACATTGTCGTTCATGATGCTTACCAAGATTTATCGTCGCAGTTTTGTTGTTGAAAGGAACCAATTCCATCAACTTAGATTACAGACATGGGCCATACCCAATTTCAGAGAACAG TACCACTTGAAATGGCAAAAGGAATCCATCAATAACATGATTGAGGAAGCCGTATTAGAAGCTGAGGAAAAAGGTGCTAGTGTGTTGAGTCTAGGCCTCATGAATCAG GGTAAAGAGCTAAACAGATATGGTGAGGTGTATGTGAAGAAACATCCCCagcttaaagtgaaattagtgGATGGGAGCAGCTTGGCAGTTGCAGTTCTTCTAAATAGCATACCAAAAGGAACAACCCAAGTACTTCTTAGAGGCAACTTAACTAAAGTTGCTTTTGCAGTCGCCTTTTCCCTATGCCAAAAGGGTATTCAG GTCACTGTATTGCATGAGGATGAATATGAGAAGCTTGATATATCACTAGGCACCAAGTCTGAGGGTAAATTGGTTATCTCAAAGAGTTATAGCTCTTGCAAG GTATGGTTAGTGGGAGATGACTTGACCGAAGAAAAGCAAAGAAAGGCAAATAAAGGAACACTATTTATTCCCTTTTCGCAATTTCCACTGAAAAATTTGCGCAAAGACTGCTTCTATCACACAACACCAGCAATGCAGACTCCGAAGGCCCTTGAGAATGTGGATTCTTGCGAG CAGAATTGGTTGCCAAGAAGAGTGATGAGCGTATGGCGCATAGCTGGGATATTGCATGCTCTGGAAGGATGGGAGGAGCATGAATGTGGTTACACCATCTCTAACATTGACAAAGTTTGGGAAACATGCCTCAAGCACGGATTTCACCCTCTAACGGTCCCGACTCAATCAAAATCCTAG
- the LOC107962103 gene encoding very-long-chain aldehyde decarbonylase CER1 isoform X2 has product MILPLMLWRMLHSQLWISLSRYRTTKGTNRIVDKGIEFDQVDRERNWDDQILFNAIIFYLGNKYFPGGSHIPIWRTDGVIITLLLHAGPVEFLYYWFHRALHHHYLYSRYHSHHHSSIVTEPSTSVTHPFAEHIVYFALFIIPVSTVVFTGTGSIIAIAGYITYIDLMNNMGHCNFELIPNWVFSIFPPLKYIMYTPSFHSLHHTQFRTNYSLFMPIIYGTMDKSSDTLYKISLQRKEETPNVVHLMHLTTPESIYHLRVGFPYLASKPYSSAWYLWLLWPVTLSFMMLTKIYRRSFVVERNQFHQLRLQTWAIPNFREQYHLKWQKESINNMIEEAVLEAEEKGASVLSLGLMNQGKELNRYGEVYVKKHPQLKVKLVDGSSLAVAVLLNSIPKGTTQVLLRGNLTKVAFAVAFSLCQKGIQVTVLHEDEYEKLDISLGTKSEGKLVISKSYSSCKVWLVGDDLTEEKQRKANKGTLFIPFSQFPLKNLRKDCFYHTTPAMQTPKALENVDSCEQNWLPRRVMSVWRIAGILHALEGWEEHECGYTISNIDKVWETCLKHGFHPLTVPTQSKS; this is encoded by the exons ATGATACTCCCACTCATGTTATGGAGAATGTTGCATAGCCAGCTTTGGATTAGCCTTTCTCGTTATCGAACTACCAAAGGCACCAACAGGATTGTGGACAAGGGTATCGAATTTGACCAAGTTGACAGGGAAAGGAACTG GGATGATCAAATATTGTTCAATGCAATCATTTTTTACTTGGGCAACAAATACTTTCCAGGAGGTTCACACATACCCATATGGAGAACGGATGGTGTGATTATAACCCTGCTGCTCCATGCCGGTCCAGTGGAGTTCCTTTACTACTGGTTTCATAGAGCTTTGCACCATCATTATCTTTACTCTCGCTACCATTCTCATCATCATTCCTCCATTGTCACTGAGCCTAGTACTT CTGTGACACATCCATTTGCAGAACACATAGTATATTTTGCACTGTTCATAATACCAGTGTCAACAGTTGTGTTTACTGGAACTGGATCCATCATCGCCATTGCTGGCTACATCACTTACATTGACTTGATGAACAACATGGGGCATTGCAACTTTGAGCTCATCCCCAACTGGGTCTTCTCCATTTTCCCTCCTCTCAAGTACATAATGTATACTCCATC GTTTCACTCTTTGCACCACACACAGTTCAGGACCAACTATTCATTGTTTATGCCAATCATCTATGGCACAATGGACAAATCTTCGGATACCTTGTATAAAATTTCACTCCAAAGAAAAGAGGAAACGCCCAACGTGGTGCATCTAATGCACCTAACCACACCTGAGTCAATCTATCATCTCCGCGTTGGATTTCCCTACTTGGCTTCTAAACCATACTCATCAGCTTGGTACTTGTGGTTGCTCTGGCCTGTTACATTGTCGTTCATGATGCTTACCAAGATTTATCGTCGCAGTTTTGTTGTTGAAAGGAACCAATTCCATCAACTTAGATTACAGACATGGGCCATACCCAATTTCAGAGAACAG TACCACTTGAAATGGCAAAAGGAATCCATCAATAACATGATTGAGGAAGCCGTATTAGAAGCTGAGGAAAAAGGTGCTAGTGTGTTGAGTCTAGGCCTCATGAATCAG GGTAAAGAGCTAAACAGATATGGTGAGGTGTATGTGAAGAAACATCCCCagcttaaagtgaaattagtgGATGGGAGCAGCTTGGCAGTTGCAGTTCTTCTAAATAGCATACCAAAAGGAACAACCCAAGTACTTCTTAGAGGCAACTTAACTAAAGTTGCTTTTGCAGTCGCCTTTTCCCTATGCCAAAAGGGTATTCAG GTCACTGTATTGCATGAGGATGAATATGAGAAGCTTGATATATCACTAGGCACCAAGTCTGAGGGTAAATTGGTTATCTCAAAGAGTTATAGCTCTTGCAAG GTATGGTTAGTGGGAGATGACTTGACCGAAGAAAAGCAAAGAAAGGCAAATAAAGGAACACTATTTATTCCCTTTTCGCAATTTCCACTGAAAAATTTGCGCAAAGACTGCTTCTATCACACAACACCAGCAATGCAGACTCCGAAGGCCCTTGAGAATGTGGATTCTTGCGAG CAGAATTGGTTGCCAAGAAGAGTGATGAGCGTATGGCGCATAGCTGGGATATTGCATGCTCTGGAAGGATGGGAGGAGCATGAATGTGGTTACACCATCTCTAACATTGACAAAGTTTGGGAAACATGCCTCAAGCACGGATTTCACCCTCTAACGGTCCCGACTCAATCAAAATCCTAG